One genomic segment of Clostridium estertheticum subsp. estertheticum includes these proteins:
- a CDS encoding ribose-phosphate diphosphokinase: MISHGKNIKIFTGNSNPKLAADIADILGLPVGASEVGTFSDGEISVNIHETVRGADVFVVQSTNAPVNDNLMELLIMIDAFKRASAGRITAVIPYYGYARQDRKAKARDPITAKLVADIITTAGADRVLTMDLHAAQIQGYFNIPVDNMTGTPILAKYYIENGFKDRDDVVVVAPDLGSVARSRKFADKLHAPIAIIDKRRPKANVAEIMNVIGDIKNKTVIMMDDMIDTAGTITNGANALVKLGAKEVYACCSHGVLSGPAIQRINDSVIKELIILNTIEIPEEKQCSKFTTLSVAPILAEAIKRIYEDVSVSKLFEDTNNI; the protein is encoded by the coding sequence ATGATAAGCCATGGCAAAAACATTAAAATTTTCACAGGTAACTCAAATCCTAAATTAGCGGCAGATATAGCAGATATACTTGGATTACCAGTTGGAGCGTCAGAAGTAGGAACTTTTAGTGACGGGGAAATATCTGTTAATATTCATGAAACAGTTAGAGGAGCAGATGTATTTGTTGTTCAATCAACTAATGCCCCAGTAAATGATAATTTAATGGAATTACTTATTATGATTGACGCATTTAAGAGAGCTTCAGCAGGGAGAATAACGGCTGTTATTCCATACTACGGATATGCAAGGCAGGATAGGAAAGCAAAAGCTAGAGATCCAATTACAGCAAAACTTGTGGCAGATATTATAACAACTGCAGGAGCGGATAGAGTGCTTACCATGGATTTACATGCAGCTCAAATACAAGGATATTTCAATATCCCTGTTGATAATATGACTGGAACACCAATACTTGCAAAATACTATATCGAAAATGGGTTTAAGGATAGGGATGATGTAGTTGTAGTTGCTCCAGATCTTGGAAGCGTTGCTAGATCAAGAAAATTTGCAGACAAATTGCATGCACCAATAGCAATAATTGATAAGAGAAGACCAAAAGCTAATGTTGCGGAGATTATGAATGTTATAGGCGATATTAAAAATAAGACGGTTATCATGATGGATGATATGATAGACACTGCAGGTACAATAACTAATGGAGCTAATGCTTTAGTTAAATTAGGAGCAAAAGAGGTTTATGCTTGTTGTAGTCATGGAGTGTTGTCAGGTCCCGCTATTCAAAGAATAAACGATTCTGTAATAAAAGAATTAATAATATTAAATACAATTGAGATACCAGAAGAGAAGCAGTGCTCAAAATTCACTACATTATCAGTGGCACCAATTTTGGCTGAGGCTATAAAGAGAATATATGAAGATGTTTCTGTAAGCAAGCTATTTGAAGATACTAATAACATATAA
- a CDS encoding response regulator transcription factor, with protein sequence MEGTIGKILIVDDDKNIAEVIKMYLESSGYATKVAHDGRAAQEVFLSYKPDLVLLDIMLPYIDGIDVLKWIRKEHETPVIMLTAKGETFDKVLALELGADDYVVKPFEPKEIIARVKAVLRRYNLDNGGKEVLNFEDLEIDINSYNVTYKGAEVKMPPKEFELVHYLALNKNRVFTRQQLLCEVWGYDYPGDSRTVDVHVKRVREKLQGGPNWQIETVWGVGYKFEVK encoded by the coding sequence ATGGAAGGAACTATAGGTAAAATACTAATAGTTGATGATGATAAAAATATTGCCGAGGTAATTAAAATGTATCTTGAAAGCTCTGGGTATGCTACAAAAGTAGCACATGATGGTAGGGCTGCGCAGGAAGTCTTTTTAAGTTATAAACCAGATTTAGTGCTTTTAGATATAATGTTACCTTATATTGATGGGATTGATGTTTTGAAGTGGATAAGAAAAGAACATGAAACTCCTGTTATTATGCTTACAGCTAAAGGAGAGACTTTTGATAAGGTATTAGCACTAGAACTTGGAGCAGATGATTATGTAGTAAAACCGTTTGAGCCAAAAGAAATAATTGCGAGAGTAAAGGCTGTACTTAGGCGTTATAACTTAGATAACGGTGGTAAAGAAGTTTTGAATTTTGAAGACCTAGAAATAGACATTAATTCGTACAATGTTACATATAAAGGCGCAGAGGTTAAAATGCCGCCTAAAGAATTTGAATTAGTACATTATTTAGCTCTTAATAAGAATAGGGTGTTTACTAGGCAACAGCTTTTATGTGAAGTTTGGGGATACGATTATCCAGGAGACTCTAGAACCGTGGATGTTCATGTAAAAAGAGTAAGGGAAAAGCTTCAAGGTGGACCTAATTGGCAAATCGAGACTGTTTGGGGAGTAGGATATAAATTTGAGGTGAAGTAA
- a CDS encoding sensor histidine kinase — MLATYTIIISMSLIIIASFLSYWFQSYFFDQKKEQFLDKSYMIQGIAMKYMERDGDATSQQVNDIITIISKYIKSDIWLTDSMGYVYAVSNKDHKEFMGKQVFGEELDKLRQGHTFEITGPYAGAFDKTVRVYGTPIINESGSFKGSIILYNSIDEISSPLKRVYEIIWISAIFAIIFSCIVIYYFSQKIIIKPLAEINSVARKISNGDVNKRVYLKSNDEIGELAQTFNFMADSVEKNEKNRREFISNVSHEIRSPITSIKGFIGGILDGVIPEEKEKYYLSIAYEEIQRLTRLVNDLLDMSAIEAGEFSLKIIKVDINEIIRLTVIKNETKIKEKRACVDVCFEEDNLFVAGDQDRLVQVITNLLDNSIKYVNEGGKIKISSKTKGRKAFISVFNDGPQIAEEDLLHIWDRFYKADKARTVKDSTGLGLAIVRNIITQLQEDIWVENKDKGVYFTFTLMKVE, encoded by the coding sequence ATGTTAGCAACCTACACTATCATAATATCTATGAGCCTAATAATTATTGCGTCATTTTTGTCTTATTGGTTCCAAAGTTATTTTTTTGATCAAAAAAAAGAACAATTTCTGGATAAGTCATATATGATACAAGGAATTGCTATGAAATACATGGAGAGGGATGGTGACGCTACGTCTCAACAAGTAAATGACATAATAACCATAATTTCTAAGTATATAAAGTCGGATATATGGCTTACAGACAGTATGGGTTATGTTTATGCTGTATCTAATAAAGATCATAAGGAGTTTATGGGAAAACAAGTTTTTGGTGAAGAATTGGATAAACTTAGACAGGGACATACATTTGAGATTACGGGACCTTATGCTGGGGCATTTGATAAAACTGTAAGAGTTTACGGTACACCAATAATTAATGAGTCAGGTAGTTTTAAGGGATCAATAATATTATACAATTCCATTGACGAAATAAGTTCCCCTTTAAAACGTGTTTATGAAATAATTTGGATATCTGCAATTTTTGCAATAATATTTTCTTGTATAGTTATATACTACTTTTCTCAAAAAATTATCATAAAGCCTTTAGCAGAGATTAATTCTGTAGCTAGGAAGATATCTAATGGGGATGTTAATAAGAGGGTTTATTTAAAATCTAATGATGAAATCGGAGAACTAGCTCAAACATTTAATTTTATGGCGGATTCTGTTGAAAAAAATGAAAAAAACAGACGTGAATTTATATCAAATGTATCACATGAAATTAGGTCACCTATAACATCAATTAAGGGGTTTATTGGAGGAATACTAGATGGAGTAATTCCAGAGGAAAAAGAAAAATACTATTTATCCATTGCATATGAAGAAATTCAAAGATTAACAAGACTCGTAAATGACTTATTAGATATGTCTGCAATTGAAGCTGGGGAGTTTAGTTTAAAGATTATTAAAGTGGATATTAACGAAATAATTAGACTTACAGTTATAAAAAATGAAACTAAAATTAAAGAAAAACGCGCCTGTGTGGATGTGTGTTTTGAAGAAGATAATTTATTCGTAGCAGGAGATCAAGATAGGCTCGTGCAAGTAATTACAAATTTATTAGATAATTCAATAAAATATGTTAATGAGGGTGGAAAAATAAAAATCAGTTCAAAAACTAAAGGTAGGAAAGCTTTCATATCTGTGTTTAATGATGGTCCACAAATAGCAGAAGAAGATTTATTGCATATTTGGGATAGGTTTTACAAAGCAGATAAAGCAAGAACAGTAAAGGACAGTACTGGACTTGGTCTAGCTATAGTTAGAAATATAATAACGCAATTACAGGAAGATATATGGGTGGAAAACAAAGATAAAGGTGTCTATTTTACTTTTACATTAATGAAAGTAGAATAA
- the spoVG gene encoding septation regulator SpoVG — translation MEITDVRIRKIATEGKMKAIVSITFDNEFVVHDIKVIEGQSGLFIAMPSRKTPDGEFKDIAHPINTQTREKIQTAILDEYEKVRNEEPVAKVVEKVVEKTEEVLEV, via the coding sequence ATGGAAATCACAGATGTTAGAATTAGAAAAATTGCTACAGAAGGTAAAATGAAAGCGATTGTATCAATAACTTTTGACAATGAATTCGTTGTTCATGATATTAAAGTTATAGAGGGCCAAAGTGGTCTTTTTATTGCTATGCCAAGTAGAAAAACACCAGATGGAGAATTCAAGGACATAGCTCATCCAATAAATACTCAAACAAGAGAGAAAATTCAAACAGCGATTTTAGATGAGTATGAAAAAGTGAGAAACGAAGAACCAGTGGCAAAAGTAGTAGAAAAGGTAGTAGAAAAAACAGAAGAAGTTTTAGAAGTATAA
- the pth gene encoding aminoacyl-tRNA hydrolase yields the protein MYLVVGLGNPGDEYRHTRHNVGFDVIDLMADKYNVSINRIKFKGVCAEINIGSNKVILLKPSTYMNLSGESVREASSFYKIPSGNIIILHDDISLDPGKLRIRSKGSAGGHNGLKSIIENLSSDMFVRIKIGVGKPERALIPHVLGRFSSDQRILVEKTFEATIQATQTIIEKGCSEAMNQFNGFNA from the coding sequence ATGTATTTAGTAGTTGGACTGGGAAATCCAGGAGATGAATATAGACATACAAGACATAATGTAGGATTCGATGTAATTGATTTGATGGCAGATAAGTATAATGTATCAATTAATAGGATAAAATTTAAAGGTGTATGCGCGGAAATTAATATAGGTTCTAATAAAGTTATCTTATTAAAACCGAGTACATATATGAATTTGAGTGGGGAAAGTGTACGAGAAGCGTCCTCATTTTATAAGATTCCGAGTGGAAATATCATCATACTACATGATGATATTAGTTTGGATCCAGGTAAATTAAGAATACGAAGTAAAGGGAGTGCTGGCGGACATAATGGTTTAAAAAGCATTATTGAGAATTTGTCATCTGACATGTTTGTTAGAATAAAAATAGGAGTAGGGAAACCAGAGAGGGCACTAATACCTCATGTTTTAGGGAGATTTTCGAGTGATCAGAGAATACTTGTGGAAAAGACATTTGAGGCAACTATACAGGCAACCCAAACTATAATCGAAAAGGGATGCAGTGAGGCTATGAATCAGTTTAATGGTTTTAATGCTTAA
- the purR gene encoding pur operon repressor produces the protein MNKYSRNQRVTGITKVLTENPNKTINLKTFTELFNAAKSTISEDIVIVRETLNELSMGRIETVAGAAGGVKYICGVSKQESRIFADEICKILIQKDRVIPGNFIYMTDIMYNPEIVHKAGVILASAFSELDIDYVVTVETKGIPLAYEVAKMLGVQLVIVRHDPKVTEGSTVSINYASGSSNRIQTMSLSRKSIKKGSKCVFIDDFMKAGGTAIGIINLLKEFESELLGIGVLVDNIESGHKLVEEYISIIQFTGINNEGIAELTPSEIFEKV, from the coding sequence ATGAATAAATATAGTAGAAATCAAAGAGTTACGGGTATAACAAAGGTATTAACAGAAAATCCCAATAAAACAATAAATCTAAAAACTTTTACAGAATTATTTAATGCAGCTAAATCTACAATTAGTGAAGATATTGTTATTGTCAGGGAAACGCTTAATGAGTTATCGATGGGAAGAATTGAAACAGTAGCTGGCGCAGCTGGTGGGGTAAAATATATTTGTGGAGTCTCAAAGCAAGAAAGTAGGATATTTGCAGACGAGATATGCAAAATTTTAATACAAAAAGATAGAGTTATACCAGGAAATTTTATATATATGACTGATATTATGTATAATCCAGAAATAGTGCACAAAGCAGGAGTGATACTTGCATCTGCTTTTAGTGAGTTAGATATAGACTACGTAGTTACGGTGGAGACCAAAGGAATACCACTGGCATATGAGGTGGCAAAGATGTTAGGCGTCCAACTGGTTATTGTACGGCATGATCCTAAGGTTACTGAAGGGAGTACTGTTAGCATAAATTATGCTTCTGGTTCTAGTAATAGGATCCAAACAATGTCATTATCTAGGAAATCTATAAAAAAAGGGAGCAAATGTGTTTTTATAGATGATTTTATGAAGGCTGGAGGGACTGCGATAGGCATAATTAATTTGCTTAAAGAATTTGAAAGTGAGCTTTTAGGTATTGGTGTTCTTGTCGATAATATTGAAAGTGGACATAAATTAGTAGAAGAGTACATATCAATTATTCAGTTTACAGGAATAAACAATGAAGGCATCGCAGAGTTAACTCCATCAGAAATATTCGAAAAAGTGTAA
- a CDS encoding S1C family serine protease — protein MDNKDNYKFNEEIRDALWKNAERGQDIFGEIKFRKNNKRNYFKMFLKVILFMLIAALSGGITANYVISKDKLQENISGDLTQSKLEEKNKDIYSNSISEVTRKVSPTVVGIIVKTSGGEETPEVSGSGIIFKSEGFIITNYHVIENATEIKVKLSNYKVLKAKVIGTDAISDLAVIKVEASNLPVAKLGDSSKVNVGDLSIAIGNPLGEQFSGVVTAGIISALDRKVNIVDKKTGEQTIYKVIQTDATINEGNSGGALCNINGEVIGINSLKIGSATETSGMGFAINTNVAKEIISDLMTYGKVIRPAIGIYGVAAISVGNNGIEGVYVQEVVSGSGAYKAGIMPTDIITQIGGVGVKNMEELSNILDKYKVARSVQCKVQRNGKYKDISIILSELKAAN, from the coding sequence ATGGATAACAAGGATAACTATAAATTTAATGAAGAAATAAGAGATGCTTTATGGAAGAATGCAGAGCGGGGTCAGGATATCTTTGGAGAAATTAAATTTAGAAAAAATAATAAAAGAAATTATTTTAAAATGTTCTTAAAAGTGATACTTTTTATGTTAATAGCTGCCCTTTCTGGAGGAATTACAGCAAATTATGTTATTAGTAAAGATAAATTACAAGAAAATATTAGCGGTGATTTAACCCAAAGTAAATTAGAAGAAAAAAATAAGGATATATATTCAAATTCCATCTCAGAGGTTACAAGGAAGGTATCACCAACAGTAGTTGGTATAATCGTTAAAACCTCAGGTGGAGAGGAAACACCTGAGGTTAGTGGGTCCGGTATTATATTTAAAAGTGAAGGGTTTATTATTACAAATTATCATGTGATTGAAAATGCGACAGAAATAAAGGTAAAGCTTAGTAATTATAAGGTGTTGAAAGCGAAGGTAATAGGGACTGATGCTATATCAGATTTGGCAGTTATAAAAGTTGAAGCTAGCAATTTGCCTGTGGCAAAACTTGGTGATTCATCAAAGGTTAATGTTGGTGATTTATCTATTGCTATTGGTAATCCACTAGGAGAGCAGTTTTCGGGAGTAGTTACCGCAGGAATTATAAGCGCATTAGATAGGAAAGTTAATATAGTTGACAAAAAGACTGGTGAGCAAACCATATATAAAGTAATACAAACTGATGCAACTATAAATGAAGGAAATAGTGGGGGAGCATTATGCAATATTAACGGAGAAGTAATTGGTATAAATAGTTTAAAAATCGGTTCAGCTACTGAAACTTCTGGGATGGGATTTGCTATTAATACAAATGTAGCAAAAGAAATTATAAGTGATTTGATGACCTATGGTAAAGTTATAAGACCTGCTATAGGTATTTATGGAGTAGCTGCAATCTCAGTTGGTAATAATGGTATAGAGGGAGTGTATGTGCAAGAAGTAGTAAGTGGTAGTGGGGCATACAAAGCTGGAATTATGCCTACTGATATTATAACTCAAATAGGTGGAGTAGGCGTTAAAAACATGGAAGAGTTAAGTAATATCTTAGATAAATATAAAGTTGCAAGGAGTGTGCAGTGCAAAGTTCAAAGAAATGGTAAATATAAAGATATTAGTATAATTCTATCTGAATTAAAAGCTGCAAATTAG
- the glmU gene encoding bifunctional UDP-N-acetylglucosamine diphosphorylase/glucosamine-1-phosphate N-acetyltransferase GlmU: MYKCAIILAAGEGKRMNSNTPKVMHKVCGKEMINHVIDTMRSADIDMVDVVIGRGAAEVKKGTEDRKINYSVQEDQLGTGHAVMCAKEFLSGNEGIVAIFVGDGPLISEHTVRELLDYHEKGNYKATILTSRMNDPAKYGRIIRDETGEVKKIVEFKDATTEEKLVEEINSGMYCFNIKELLISLDKLDNNNAQKEYYLTDVIGILKDQGLKVGAFDVLADEITAVNSKVELANAEAIMRKRINEKHMENGVTIMDPSNTYIDCDVIIGKDTIIYPGNVLQGTTIIKEECVLYPNNRITDSVLESGIVIQSSVVIESKIGEKTTVGPYAYIRPESNIGKHARIGDFVEIKKSTIGDNTKVSHLTYIGDAEVGSGCNFGCGTVVVNYDGKAKYKTTIGNNVFIGCNTNLVSPVTINDNAYTAAGSTITNEVPKNTLAIARARQKNVENWVVKKGLNK; encoded by the coding sequence TTGTATAAATGCGCTATAATATTAGCTGCAGGTGAAGGAAAAAGAATGAACTCAAATACTCCTAAGGTTATGCATAAAGTTTGTGGTAAAGAAATGATAAATCATGTTATTGATACCATGAGAAGTGCAGATATTGATATGGTAGATGTGGTAATTGGAAGAGGAGCCGCAGAGGTTAAAAAAGGAACAGAAGATAGAAAAATCAATTATTCTGTTCAAGAGGATCAATTAGGGACAGGCCATGCAGTTATGTGTGCCAAAGAATTTCTAAGTGGTAATGAAGGGATCGTCGCAATATTTGTTGGAGATGGCCCATTAATTAGTGAGCATACTGTTAGAGAACTCTTAGATTATCATGAAAAAGGGAATTATAAAGCTACTATATTAACTTCAAGGATGAATGACCCTGCAAAGTATGGTAGGATTATTAGGGATGAAACTGGAGAGGTTAAGAAGATAGTTGAGTTTAAGGATGCTACCACCGAAGAGAAATTAGTTGAAGAAATAAATTCGGGAATGTATTGCTTTAACATAAAAGAGCTACTTATTAGTTTAGATAAATTAGATAATAATAATGCTCAAAAGGAATACTACTTAACAGATGTTATTGGTATATTAAAGGATCAAGGGCTTAAAGTTGGAGCATTTGATGTTTTAGCCGACGAAATTACTGCTGTTAATTCTAAGGTGGAACTTGCAAATGCTGAAGCAATTATGAGAAAAAGAATAAATGAAAAGCATATGGAAAATGGAGTAACAATAATGGATCCAAGCAATACATATATAGACTGCGACGTTATAATAGGGAAAGATACTATTATATATCCAGGTAATGTACTACAAGGCACAACTATTATTAAAGAAGAATGTGTCCTTTATCCAAATAATAGAATTACAGATAGTGTTTTGGAATCTGGAATTGTAATTCAAAGTTCTGTAGTAATTGAAAGCAAAATAGGAGAGAAAACTACTGTAGGACCTTATGCATATATAAGACCGGAAAGCAATATAGGTAAACATGCTAGAATAGGCGATTTTGTTGAAATAAAAAAATCAACTATTGGGGATAATACAAAAGTATCTCACCTTACGTATATTGGTGATGCTGAAGTTGGAAGTGGATGTAATTTTGGTTGCGGAACTGTGGTTGTAAATTATGACGGGAAAGCAAAATATAAAACTACAATAGGAAATAATGTGTTTATAGGTTGTAATACTAACTTAGTATCGCCTGTAACAATTAATGATAATGCATACACTGCTGCTGGGTCTACAATTACAAATGAGGTTCCTAAAAATACTTTGGCAATAGCTAGAGCAAGGCAGAAGAACGTTGAAAATTGGGTTGTAAAAAAAGGACTTAATAAATAA